One Deltaproteobacteria bacterium DNA segment encodes these proteins:
- a CDS encoding LysM peptidoglycan-binding domain-containing protein, protein MNFPHKILLIAIITEMVITTGQQNRASAQTTAHIEYNPTIDEYTVRKGDTLWDISERFTGSPWFWPRVWSCNPEITNPHWIYPGDIVRFQPSDQELPRLTQLVAMQREMPTDTVEKPDEDTDTGPVVQEQALERKWATRLSRELVNLVLSPKELKESGILTNSINDKILLAPNDEVFITFPPGQQVTRGQRYMIYRTVKKVRHPITGELFGYMTQITGFTTIKLTDGDISKAVITDAMIEVERGQLVTPLVQLPTLGHQATKAKVPLSGVILSVEPDVNVSGQNRLVFIDIGASSGIEVGNRLGVFINKDPFVETKNNLPSTLVALLTAVDVRDKATACLVTSSRREIEAGYPVKAIMQ, encoded by the coding sequence ATGAATTTTCCTCATAAAATATTATTAATCGCAATTATTACAGAGATGGTAATTACTACAGGGCAACAAAACCGAGCTTCTGCCCAAACAACTGCACATATTGAATATAATCCGACAATTGATGAGTATACAGTACGTAAGGGAGATACTCTTTGGGATATATCAGAAAGATTTACAGGGTCTCCTTGGTTTTGGCCGCGGGTTTGGTCGTGTAATCCTGAAATAACCAATCCGCATTGGATTTATCCAGGTGATATCGTAAGATTTCAACCTTCTGATCAAGAATTGCCACGGCTGACGCAGTTAGTAGCAATGCAACGAGAAATGCCGACAGACACTGTAGAAAAGCCGGATGAGGATACAGATACCGGACCAGTAGTGCAAGAACAGGCGCTAGAGCGTAAGTGGGCTACACGTTTAAGTCGTGAACTTGTTAACTTGGTATTATCGCCGAAAGAATTAAAAGAGTCTGGCATATTAACTAATTCAATAAATGATAAAATATTATTAGCCCCTAATGATGAAGTCTTTATTACGTTTCCACCTGGACAGCAGGTAACACGTGGGCAACGCTATATGATATATCGCACCGTCAAAAAGGTACGTCATCCAATCACTGGCGAACTTTTTGGCTATATGACGCAGATTACGGGTTTTACTACAATAAAATTAACTGATGGAGATATTAGCAAAGCAGTAATTACTGATGCAATGATAGAAGTTGAACGTGGCCAATTAGTGACCCCTTTGGTTCAATTACCAACTTTAGGACATCAGGCAACTAAAGCTAAAGTACCGCTATCAGGAGTTATTTTATCAGTTGAGCCAGATGTAAATGTTTCTGGTCAAAATCGTTTAGTCTTTATCGATATTGGAGCTAGTAGTGGTATCGAAGTTGGAAATCGGCTTGGAGTATTTATCAATAAAGATCCATTTGTTGAAACAAAAAATAATTTACCCTCAACATTAGTAGCATTATTGACAGCAGTTGACGTCAGGGATAAAGCCACCGCTTGCTTAGTGACTTCATCGCGTCGTGAAATTGAAGCAGGCTACCCGGTTAAAGCTATTATGCAATAA
- a CDS encoding tetratricopeptide repeat protein has product MKWIIASIVCGLSITSIGCGHGASQVQLHQLREKVQLLQAQVGRYDTQITDLQNQVFLIIDQQKRERADAEARQPPPHLRVVKLAPAKAKRNSQAAPADNASDVINIEMTGEPPESPTETLSVAKVPPPTDFAEETISDAESMFRDALRTFREGRTGEATKLFSQFVERYPKHIHADKALYWMGESSFESGAFSAAVQHFNKLLLRYPRSGKIAEALFRMGVAYERLGSDQQAQQAFLDLVTNYPNTALADLARNRLQNKTRNER; this is encoded by the coding sequence GTGAAATGGATAATAGCCAGTATTGTGTGTGGGCTTAGTATCACCAGCATAGGTTGTGGCCATGGTGCCTCACAGGTGCAACTGCATCAATTGCGTGAAAAAGTTCAGCTATTACAAGCGCAGGTAGGTCGTTATGATACACAAATAACAGATCTACAGAATCAAGTTTTTTTAATAATTGATCAACAAAAGCGTGAACGAGCTGATGCTGAAGCTAGACAACCGCCACCTCACCTTAGGGTGGTCAAGTTAGCACCAGCAAAAGCGAAAAGAAATTCTCAAGCAGCGCCGGCTGATAATGCAAGCGATGTCATAAATATAGAAATGACCGGTGAGCCACCTGAATCACCGACAGAAACTTTATCGGTCGCAAAAGTACCACCTCCGACCGATTTTGCAGAAGAGACAATTAGCGACGCTGAAAGTATGTTTCGTGATGCTCTGCGGACGTTTCGAGAAGGACGAACTGGTGAGGCAACAAAACTTTTTTCACAATTTGTAGAGCGATATCCAAAGCATATACATGCTGATAAAGCATTATATTGGATGGGTGAATCAAGTTTTGAATCAGGTGCATTTTCGGCGGCGGTGCAGCATTTTAATAAACTATTATTGCGTTATCCGCGAAGTGGAAAAATAGCTGAAGCATTGTTTCGTATGGGCGTTGCCTATGAGCGCTTGGGCTCAGATCAGCAAGCACAGCAAGCTTTTCTTGATTTAGTAACCAATTATCCTAATACCGCCTTAGCCGATTTGGCGCGTAATCGTTTGCAAAACAAAACGAGGAATGAAAGATGA
- the pgeF gene encoding peptidoglycan editing factor PgeF encodes MGIKIIRSSLLTKVANVAHGFTTRNGGFSQKPYASLNFSSRVGDKIEHVKANRQQVLKELGCSQSTLIFPKQVHGNAVFEVMHAASRVIEADGLWTRDRQVTLAVFTADCVPILISTSDGSAVAAIHAGWRGTRAHIAARAVEKLVGAGYAAADLLVAVGPAIGPCCFEIDKNTYNELALAYPNHGGALYPNQFERYVANLWILNEQSLVAAGVVASNIEKLKYCTKCNSNDFFSHRGENTPTGRQAALISPRYAIHNS; translated from the coding sequence GTGGGTATAAAAATAATTCGTTCATCTTTGCTTACTAAAGTTGCCAATGTCGCGCATGGATTTACTACACGTAATGGTGGCTTTTCGCAAAAGCCATACGCTAGTTTGAATTTTAGCTCACGTGTTGGTGATAAGATTGAACATGTAAAAGCAAATCGCCAACAAGTATTGAAGGAATTAGGGTGCTCGCAATCTACTTTAATATTCCCTAAGCAAGTACACGGAAATGCGGTATTTGAGGTAATGCATGCTGCTAGCCGGGTAATCGAAGCTGACGGTTTGTGGACTCGTGATCGTCAAGTTACCTTAGCCGTTTTTACCGCAGACTGTGTTCCAATTTTAATTTCTACTTCAGATGGTTCTGCTGTTGCTGCGATTCATGCAGGTTGGCGAGGGACGCGTGCACACATTGCGGCGCGAGCAGTAGAAAAGCTAGTTGGTGCAGGCTATGCTGCTGCAGATTTATTAGTAGCAGTTGGGCCAGCGATTGGTCCATGTTGTTTTGAGATTGACAAGAACACCTATAACGAACTTGCTTTAGCTTACCCAAATCATGGTGGAGCATTATACCCTAATCAATTTGAACGATATGTCGCTAATTTGTGGATATTAAATGAGCAGTCACTAGTAGCGGCAGGAGTTGTGGCAAGTAATATAGAAAAGCTAAAATATTGTACTAAATGTAATTCAAATGATTTTTTTTCTCACCGAGGCGAAAATACTCCAACTGGACGTCAAGCCGCCCTAATTTCCCCACGCTATGCTATACACAATAGCTAG
- a CDS encoding helix-hairpin-helix domain-containing protein, with protein MKEKQKVIVSNYFANDLKPNIAIGVAFIFILLTLVVFYNFTIKAIPKEQILTSNFCNTPVEIEAVMGNLLSCINSIKFYPCKNLYAGARVRINNGTCKITGNMSGHMRLAAGLKLKLNQASKSELELLNGIGPKLAQAIIDERNDGGPFLSINDLSRVRGIGSQKIKQLSNQIEVTKINGKYN; from the coding sequence ATGAAAGAAAAACAAAAAGTAATTGTCAGCAATTATTTTGCAAATGATCTCAAACCAAATATTGCCATTGGAGTTGCGTTTATTTTTATATTGCTGACCCTAGTTGTGTTCTACAACTTTACAATCAAAGCAATACCTAAAGAACAGATACTAACTTCGAACTTTTGTAACACTCCAGTTGAAATTGAAGCAGTCATGGGTAATTTATTAAGTTGTATTAACAGTATAAAATTTTATCCATGCAAAAATTTATATGCTGGAGCAAGAGTTAGAATTAATAATGGAACTTGCAAAATAACAGGCAATATGTCGGGTCATATGCGATTGGCTGCAGGTTTAAAACTTAAACTAAACCAAGCTAGCAAGAGTGAACTTGAATTATTAAATGGTATCGGTCCAAAGCTTGCTCAAGCAATTATTGACGAGCGAAATGATGGTGGTCCGTTTTTGTCAATAAATGATTTAAGTCGTGTACGTGGTATTGGATCGCAAAAAATAAAACAACTATCCAATCAAATTGAAGTTACAAAAATAAATGGAAAATATAATTAA